Proteins found in one Halobaculum sp. MBLA0147 genomic segment:
- a CDS encoding MaoC family dehydratase produces MPVAAVGDTERAERTVTTETINEYAAVTGDDNPLHVDADYASEGLFGGRVAHGMFTAGVVSAALAALPGDIVYVAQEFSFEAPVRPDETVVADVEVVEHLGDDRLRVETTATVDGETVLRGEATILSVPHEP; encoded by the coding sequence ATGCCAGTCGCAGCCGTCGGCGACACGGAACGCGCCGAGCGCACCGTCACGACCGAGACGATCAACGAGTACGCCGCCGTCACGGGGGACGACAACCCGCTCCACGTCGACGCCGACTACGCGAGCGAGGGGCTGTTCGGCGGCCGCGTCGCCCACGGGATGTTCACCGCGGGCGTCGTCAGCGCCGCCCTCGCCGCGCTCCCGGGTGACATCGTCTACGTCGCACAGGAGTTCTCCTTCGAGGCGCCGGTCCGTCCCGACGAGACGGTCGTCGCAGACGTCGAGGTCGTCGAGCACCTCGGCGACGACCGCCTGCGGGTCGAGACGACCGCGACGGTCGACGGCGAGACGGTCTTGCGCGGCGAGGCGACGATCCTCTCGGTGCCACACGAACCGTGA
- a CDS encoding alpha/beta fold hydrolase: METVTRAGVEIAYEERGQPAADAETVVFLEGLGYGRWMWHRQADVLADDYHLVLPDNRGTGESDAPEGPYTIAQMAADTEAVLADAGVETAHVVGASMGGMIAQRYALDYDRAASLALLCTSPGGDDAVPTPDATLARMFDVPDDADEREAIRYKMQPALSDGFADANPDLIERIVDWRLDSDAPPAARQAQAAAVEAFDVSGELDELSLPVLIAHGTADRVLPVANGELLADALSHAETEWIDDGSHLFFLEEAERVNDTLEAFLDGV, from the coding sequence ATGGAGACAGTCACACGAGCGGGCGTCGAGATCGCCTACGAGGAGCGGGGGCAGCCGGCGGCAGACGCCGAGACGGTGGTGTTCCTCGAAGGACTCGGGTACGGCCGGTGGATGTGGCACCGACAGGCCGACGTACTGGCCGACGACTACCACCTCGTGCTCCCGGACAACCGGGGGACCGGCGAGTCGGACGCACCCGAGGGCCCGTACACGATCGCGCAGATGGCCGCCGACACGGAGGCCGTGTTGGCCGACGCGGGCGTCGAGACGGCCCACGTCGTCGGCGCGAGTATGGGTGGGATGATCGCCCAGCGGTACGCCCTCGACTACGACCGGGCGGCGTCACTGGCACTGTTGTGTACCTCGCCGGGCGGCGACGACGCGGTGCCGACGCCGGACGCGACGCTGGCGCGGATGTTCGACGTGCCCGACGACGCCGACGAGCGCGAGGCGATCCGGTACAAGATGCAGCCGGCGCTGTCGGACGGGTTCGCAGACGCGAACCCCGACCTGATCGAGCGGATCGTCGACTGGCGACTCGACAGCGACGCGCCGCCGGCCGCACGGCAGGCGCAGGCCGCGGCCGTCGAGGCGTTCGACGTCAGCGGCGAACTCGACGAGTTGTCCCTGCCGGTGCTGATCGCACACGGCACCGCCGACCGCGTGCTCCCGGTCGCGAACGGGGAACTGCTCGCGGACGCACTCTCTCACGCCGAGACGGAGTGGATCGACGACGGGTCGCACCTGTTCTTCCTCGAAGAGGCGGAGCGCGTGAACGACACGCTGGAGGCGTTCCTCGATGGGGTCTGA
- a CDS encoding PLP-dependent cysteine synthase family protein, whose amino-acid sequence MTTHTEPLDSVMDTVGETPLVRVAASPDAVPVYAKLESFNPGASVKDRIGKYMLEGMIEEGTLPPDGTVVEPTAGNTGIGLAVAAGQLGLDAVFVVPERFSVEKQQLMRALGADVINTPTDEGMGGAIDRAHELAEELDGAAVPQQFANPLNAEAHYETTAPEIYEALDGEVGALVAGMGTGGTLMGLAEYALERNPDTRIVAVQPEGSTYGDLFGEDPEEGEYKTEGIGTHDTETNRLVDPELIDDLLTVPDEDTHAEMQRLAAEEGQLVASSAAANSLAARQVARDVRDGEVDAPHDSVVTVFCDSSERYLSKGVYRSFEEWEG is encoded by the coding sequence GTGACGACTCACACCGAACCGCTCGACTCCGTGATGGACACCGTGGGCGAGACGCCGCTGGTGCGGGTCGCGGCCTCGCCGGACGCGGTGCCCGTCTACGCGAAACTGGAGTCGTTCAACCCCGGCGCGTCGGTGAAAGACCGGATCGGGAAGTACATGCTGGAGGGGATGATCGAGGAGGGGACCCTCCCGCCCGACGGCACCGTCGTGGAACCCACCGCGGGCAACACCGGGATCGGATTGGCCGTCGCCGCCGGGCAGCTCGGCCTCGACGCCGTCTTCGTCGTCCCCGAGCGCTTCTCCGTCGAGAAACAGCAGTTGATGCGCGCCCTCGGTGCGGACGTGATCAACACCCCCACCGACGAGGGGATGGGTGGCGCCATCGACCGCGCACACGAACTCGCCGAGGAATTGGACGGCGCAGCCGTCCCCCAGCAGTTCGCGAACCCGCTGAACGCGGAGGCCCACTACGAGACGACCGCGCCGGAGATCTACGAGGCGCTCGACGGCGAGGTCGGCGCGCTCGTCGCCGGGATGGGCACCGGCGGGACGCTGATGGGGCTGGCCGAGTACGCGCTGGAACGGAACCCGGACACGCGTATCGTCGCCGTCCAACCCGAGGGGTCGACGTACGGCGACCTCTTCGGCGAGGACCCCGAGGAGGGCGAGTACAAGACGGAGGGGATCGGCACTCACGACACGGAGACGAACCGGCTGGTCGACCCCGAACTGATCGACGACCTCCTCACGGTCCCCGACGAGGACACCCACGCGGAGATGCAGCGACTCGCCGCCGAGGAGGGGCAACTCGTCGCCTCCAGCGCGGCCGCGAACTCGCTGGCGGCGCGACAGGTGGCGCGCGACGTCCGCGACGGCGAGGTGGACGCCCCACACGACAGTGTCGTCACCGTGTTCTGTGACTCCTCCGAACGGTACCTCTCGAAGGGTGTCTACCGTTCCTTCGAGGAGTGGGAGGGGTAG